The DNA region GCCCTCAGCTTTTGATCGCTTAGCTCAATTATTTCTATCCTTTTGATCGGGAAAAGCTGGTATTGTGCGATTTCGAGAAGCTCTGCAAGAAAATCGTGTAGCAGTATGTCGAGTGACGGTGACTCAAGATTTATTTCTTTTGCGTCCTTCTCGCTTATGGTTTTGCGGTCGTAAAGCATATCAAGAAGCTCGTAACCAGCCTCGTAAAAAAGCTCCTCGAGTGAGTCAGCTATTATTTCGTATCCGTCGTCTGCTGTGTGGTCGATGTGGCGGATCATATTTTCACCTTTTGCATGTAGTCTATATATTTTTTGCCGTAGTATTTTATCATCATTTTCTCCTCGACCTTTGCGCGCCATATGTGTGCTGGAAGAACTATTACGAACGCTGCTATAAGTCCAGGTAT from bacterium includes:
- a CDS encoding archease; protein product: MIRHIDHTADDGYEIIADSLEELFYEAGYELLDMLYDRKTISEKDAKEINLESPSLDILLHDFLAELLEIAQYQLFPIKRIEIIELSDQKLRAKLYGEPFDPKKHMFRLEIKAVTYHQLTVKKQGDKWFGRVIFDL